TGCGCGCCTGCCGACCAGACTttaaagggagagagagagagagagagagagagagagagagagagagaaaggtagGAGAAATGGAGAGGGGGATCCGAGAGTGGGGCggagagaaagggaagaagcGGCAGCTCGTTTCCTTTTGCTCTCAGCAGGATGCACTTCGCCTCCTTGGCCACGCACGACCAGCCGCCTCCGCTGTCGCCGTCCAAAGGCGTCCAGCCGGCGTCCCCACAACTCCGGTGAGTTCCTTTTTCGGTTCGACCCCCTTCTCCCCGAGGATCTCGGCTCAGAGACATCGCGAGGCGGTCGGCCATAGCGCCTTCTTGCCGCCGTCTCCGAGCTGGGTAGGGGACCCCACGGCCAAATGCTTGCTTCGCAGACCTTTTGTCGGCTCGCCCTGTTTTGGCCAAGCCGGAGAAGCCGAGGccccttctttccttttgttacTCCTACGCGTGTTGGGTTTTATGGAGCCGCTGCTGTTGATTTCAAGTATGTCTTGGCGATTTCTTCTAAGTCTGGATGTGCGTTGGGGTTTTGAAGTGCTCAATGTTTTCTCTTTAATCCACCGCGCAGGATTTGTTCGACAAAACGTTCGAACGAAGGTCGTACACATCTATCTTCCGATTTTGAGTCGCCTTCGAATGTGTCTTGGTAGGGTTGGCTCAACGGTGATCTTTAACTAACCTCAACATCTGGTGTTTTGTTCACCGTGGTTCAATATGCTTTTCCCCTTGTCAGTCTTGTTCGGCGCCTTTGTTTGTGGTGTTTGTTTGGTAAATGTTGGCGACGTCAAAAGTTAAGGGAGAGGTCCCGCCTAACAAAAGCTGTAAGCTCGCTTTTAAGTCATTTTATTAACCTCTAAAACGTTTAACTCCTTTTTCCCTCTGGACAAAAAGCAAAGGCCGAATTAGTGAAGGAAATCCAATTCAAGACCCAAACATGACTTGTAAGTTTGTAACTTCATGTCCAAAAAAGGCAATTTCTTATTGGAATGCTTTTCACATTGACGTTGGATTCCTGATTTGAGTCGGCAAGTCACATGTGAACATataaaaatggaattttacTCAGTTATTGTGCATTAGAGCTGACAAAAGAAGCTTGAAGTTTTTCCTTGTAATGGATTGTGAGAGTGGGTTTTGCTTGAGGCGTAATTTAGGGCTGAAAAATGCTTTTGAACGATTGTAAAATCTGCATTTGTTTGattcataattgatttttaGGTGGTTGGCTAGGTCCGAAATTTAGATTGAATAACATAAATTTCTTATGTACTTATTATTTTGCATTGATTTTtgcgataatttttttcattttgcattaGATTCGAGTTGCAAAATTCGCTGATTTCAGCGTTATTTCACAACACAACTCATTCAGCCAATTAAGTTTCATTTGACCTTGTACCATAAGGTGTCAAATTATGTACGGTGGAAAAGTTTAGTCAACGCAAGGAGTGGCTATGAATAAAGTGACGGTTTTACAAGACAAGACTTTATCATAGTTGCGTAAGCTTTCGAAATCGTTGCATAGATTCTCTGCAGATTCAAAATCATGATTTGGTAAGTACAAACCTATGAAAAACATGCCCCTTTTCCTTTCCATACGCGTCGTCGTTTAAAATGTTGGAAACCCTGGCGCGTATCTGATGACGTAATTAATTGCAAGATGGTTAAGGgcctttcttattttcctccaaatgaTTTAACTCCTAAAATCTTCAGATTTTGAACCATATTCCtcaaaagaaaaaccaataTACTCACATTCAAAAATTAAATCCTCCTCAAGGAgtactttcttttctccctctatTTTTAATCCGTAAATATACTGTTCATAACGAGGCGTGCCATCATTATAAATTTCGTCATTTCTAATTTTCATTACATCTTACTCATTTTACACATTGGTCTTTCCCTATAAAGCCCCAGAAATAGTCAAAAGAGGACATCGTGCTAAAAGCTagtgctttttttctttttttgtaatttttttaattccttaGGGAATAAAAAGAATCGTCGACCACAGCTTAGGCGCAATCTTAGTGAAGTTTTTTGGGCCTTGCTTAAGGCCCAAAACAACCTGAAGAAACGAAGTGGCGGCAAGGCAAATCgcattctttttcttaataattCTGCTTTTAGAGCATGAATCCAAAATGACTCCGACACGTTCATTCTAGAAGTCCGCCAGCTCGTTGTCGAAACAGAACGGCGCGGGAGGGttttatctcttctctctctctctctctgtctttatCGCGGATCCGTCTCCGACAAGGCAGCTCCCTCCTCGGAATGCGGCGACTCCCCCGGCCGGCGCCGCGGACGGCGGAGGACCCACCCGCTCCTCCGGGACCGACTTCCGCGAGAGGAATGGTACGCGAGCTCCGTCGTTCTCTCCTCTCGGTTCTTCCTCCTCCTGTGCTGGCCGAGCTCGaatcttcttctcccttttccttctttttccccttctgtTTCGCCGTCTCCGTGCTCGACCTTTCGCCGCTCCATGTTTTTCGCGGGGGCCGTGATTTTCGTTTTCCCTTCCGGTCGGATTAGCGTGAGGGGTGTTTGAGGAGGGTACATTTTTGGGTACGTGGAGAACCGGAATACTGTCCGGAGTTTACCCTAATTTCAAGTCGTTTCTTGTCCGGGATTCGACCTCGTCGGTGCGGCATGCGGCGGTCTGATTGCGGCTCAATGCGGCGGTCTGATTGCGGCTCAATGCCGGGCGGCCACCTTCCACCGCTGAGGAATGCCGGGGTGGCGGAGCATGGTTAACGTTATCTCCTACTGTTCATCATGTAGGATTGACTAATGAATTGTCGCATGCGGGCCAGATCTGAAGGAAAATCAATAGGGCGTTTTAAAGCTGCCGGGTCGAATTTGAAATTCTGCGCAAAATacctctgttttttcttttggcggcGTTCGCTGAACTAGTTCAAGTAATTCATGTATGCTTAGCTTTTAATTAGTTCAAGAATTCAAATTTCGGAATTAGTTGCTGAAATTTTGGTAGTTTGGAGCTTTGTAAACAAGTTATAGACTCAAGTTATGGTAAATAGTGTAATCTCCAACTTCTATTCAGCTCGGCCATCCGAATTTTATGTGAACCTTAccaatattagaaaaaaaaaagcgagtTTGTTTTCCATTGTTTTGGGTATTCTCAATCCTTTTGTTCTTCCAGGTGACTGTCTGCCTAGAATGTGGGGACAATGGCTTCGATGTTGCTCTGATCTATTGTGGCGACTGTCAGGAATGTGCCATTCACCTGTAAGTTTGCCCTCACTTCCTCTTCAATTATATCACATAATCCTAGGCAACCGTGCATGTAGATGTGCACACAGCACTGCATGATACGTGCAAGCACCtgtatgcatgcatgcatgcatgcgtgCATGCGAATGCACATGTGTAGAGTTCTATACGTGGTATTAGTTTTTCCTGAATCTTGCTCTAGCTAGTTGAGGAAATCATTACAAGCCTTTTGGATACTTAAACTCACAGTATTCCTTTTGCACATTAAATTGAGGTATTTTTTGCCGTGGTTGACCATTCAAGTTGTGATGCAAATTATGGAGTTGGGTAATCCAACCTAGTAATCGTTCACCCGAGGGTCTCTCCTTGATTTACTGATGTACTTTGTGAGGTATATCTGGTGGAAGTTGCACATATAACGTTGCTTTATTGGATGTGTAACAACTGAACCTAGAGTCTCGCATCTGAAGAATTTCCCaggtttctatttttttagatcTTTTCTTTGCTGGTTCTCTTTAGACTGGAGTGAGAGggagtttttgttctttttctttggaatgATGGAGTGAGAGTTGCACAGCTATCTATCTAACCGTGTCTATCATGCATAACACATACTTTCCAAGACTTCATATTACACATTATGTCATGTATCATAGGTTTCCCATGAACTCTATTGTGTCAATAGCAAATACAGATTTCTAGCTAAGAAATTTTGGGCAAACCACTTGTCAGTTGAATCCTTTAGCAAATGAAATGGGGAAATTCTTAAGTCATTAAGAAATCATCATTCCTCATCTATCGCTTCTAGGGTAGTTGGTGATATACTAATATTGGTACGAACCTAATGTTATTTTTTCTGTCGAATGTGGCCAAGTAGCAATTGATATAGCGACCTGCAATCTTCCTCGATTTCTGTATACTTTAACATGCTAAATTTTTATACCAACTTCAGCTCATGTCAAAGATGCTCACTGTTTGAAATTTGACTGTAAGCCTTTTGTGCTATTCAGCTATTGCCTAGAAACCTTGCCTAAAACTTTCGACGAACATGTTGTTTGGTTCTGCGAGGATTGTCGACACAAGCTTGGAAAGCCCAATACCAATGAGGAAAGTTGCTCTTCCCTTTGTGAAGAGGATGACTTAGAGACTATAGAATTCGTTCAatgtacaaaaaattcaaaaagttttcCTATAGAAAGATTGGGGAAGAAGATTGAGATTGAGAAGTGGAtgagggagaagaagaggagaaagaagaatgaACTCAAGCCACTAATGGTTAGAGATAAGGAAGGACAGTTGGCTGAGAAGGGCAGGGTCTTTACTTCAGAGACAGATGTTGGAAAAACCAAATATGTATGTCTTAGTCAAGTTTATGGAACTCGGAGCAGCGGAAACTATGAAAAAGCTGACAATATTGGAATAGATATGAGAGCTACCTTGGGAGACATGCGGAACTCTAATGAAGAGGCTGAATCCATGAAAGCCCTAGAATCACCAAAGCTTGATTGTCCAAAACTATTTGGGGAACGTACTTACTCGTATGCCCAGCCAATTATTGATCCAATCTGGAGGTAAAATTGACCTCCCTTTCCTTCTAAATTTCTTGGTTCTCTAGCAGCAAATGCCCgcttatgatttctttttctttttatattgttattttattttttcatttacaGGGGAAGTTTGAAATTCAACAAACAAGGGATCAATTATTTTGGGAAAGTCGTGGCACATGTGTCCGACTTAGCATGCTCTAAAGTGAACAAGGAGGCAAAGTTGTTCCCTTCGATTCTTTGCACTGAATTGCATCCTACACCTAAAGTATGGCCAAAAGGCTTCAAGGACCGGGGTCCCAGTGATGATAGTATTGCAATATACATATTTCCTGATAACAAGAGGTGATTGTCTTACGCTCAATGTTTAAAGATCCTTATCCGTTTCGTCTGGATTTCTTACTCGTCTCCTTGTCTGTGCAGTGAGCAAGAATTTTTTGATAGCCTTGTCATCGAAATGATCCGCAATGATCTTGCCATGAGAGTGGTGGTTACCAACGCAGAGTTCCTAGTTTTCACTTCCACAAAGCTGCCGTTGCACCTTTGGAGTAAGTTAGATGTTTATTCTTACAAATTTCAAATGCCTTTGCACCCAACTCCTGAAGTGTTCTTtggaacttcttcttcttttttttcggttgctctttttaagtttttatcTAACAGAAGAGAATGGACATTATTTAAAGAAAGCTGATTTATAGcattctccaaatttttttttttttattttttttttttttttttctttgtttcccacaAGGCTCtgtttgagaaatatttttgaaagcaAGCTGATTTGTGGTGTTCTCCAATTTTATTCTTATTGTTAGAACTGTAAGGCAACCCTATGTGAAATGTGGTGGAGCTTGTCTTTATGTTAATCTGGCAATTTACCAAATTCAAGTTATATCACTAACGACTTAGTGAGATGCAATACGAGAAACACATTTCTGCTCTGATATAAATCTGAAAGTGATGTCACAGAAAGTGATGTCTCATTTGGTTCTCAAAGCCAGGTTTTGAGCACAAAATTGACAGACCGTAAAGGACCATTTCTTAATCTTTTAGTGAGAGTTAAGTCAACTTTCTTAAGAAAAGCTCCTCATGATTTGGTTTGTTTCTCTCCTACTCTTTTTCAGGATTTCAGTCAAAATTCTATTTGTGGGGGGTTTTCAGGGAACCTTTGCCTGTGTCCAAGGTTGATGTTGATACGCCTGGATCAGTGAAAGGTCCGTTGAAGAGGATTAGTTGGAAGATGCACAGCCCTGGG
The window above is part of the Eucalyptus grandis isolate ANBG69807.140 chromosome 6, ASM1654582v1, whole genome shotgun sequence genome. Proteins encoded here:
- the LOC104449615 gene encoding uncharacterized protein LOC104449615 — protein: MRRLPRPAPRTAEDPPAPPGPTSARGMVTVCLECGDNGFDVALIYCGDCQECAIHLYCLETLPKTFDEHVVWFCEDCRHKLGKPNTNEESCSSLCEEDDLETIEFVQCTKNSKSFPIERLGKKIEIEKWMREKKRRKKNELKPLMVRDKEGQLAEKGRVFTSETDVGKTKYVCLSQVYGTRSSGNYEKADNIGIDMRATLGDMRNSNEEAESMKALESPKLDCPKLFGERTYSYAQPIIDPIWRGSLKFNKQGINYFGKVVAHVSDLACSKVNKEAKLFPSILCTELHPTPKVWPKGFKDRGPSDDSIAIYIFPDNKSEQEFFDSLVIEMIRNDLAMRVVVTNAEFLVFTSTKLPLHLWRFQSKFYLWGVFREPLPVSKVDVDTPGSVKGPLKRISWKMHSPGSPLSISGSDGSSTVY